In Nicotiana tabacum cultivar K326 chromosome 17, ASM71507v2, whole genome shotgun sequence, one DNA window encodes the following:
- the LOC142171688 gene encoding uncharacterized protein LOC142171688 codes for MDTICIIVTFNGRWTADYKYLDHQTKLVLVPEAIRFEDFINQVFEVIELDRDKFEAMIWFDINMGTSKGMLVSKDLDLHTCIELLKSHSLFKGCRFIVDISERVFDSTSTFEHVNTETQQDNQDKCQQIMEIDVVEAQPITEEVLQIFDSIQVEGKSIIEIDNEHALGIQVLESASVVRSSSTRYSLKCNDDRCEWCVRAFRIKDSTLFKIVKIEKNHDCSVNTMKGDQRHATSKLISGYIIDNLQDPRFEVTPAFVMAEMQKLHGLDIGYHKAWRAIQRASALIRGTPEENYELLSSYMYMMKSKNSGTYTNIKIDDNNRHQSIAHGIAKVYTESHHGICIYHLEQNLKRRKVKSEVIKLFQSAARVYRRKEFDLYMSDIAKVDKKTFDYLMEEPPERWARSCSPRRRYDMLTTNIVESMNSVLLEARELPILRMMDFIQVKLQCWFYERRNEAEETFYDVSCWVEEELKKKIDLAFTSNVFPVDSWRSRVEEEGITFLVDLNKRTCDCFQFQFDEFPCIHAIAAIEKRNIKKSNFCSDWYLKESWLKTYERQIYLVGNTDSWIVPESVKSQIIKPPNFKVPPGIRQKKRPIPATESSKITFKCGRCRRIGHNRTSCIYSPAVHPFSRKHRE; via the exons ATGGATACAATATGTATTATAGTTACTTTTAATGGTAGATGGACTGCAGACTATAAGTATCTTGATCATCAAACAAAGCTTGTTCTAGTACCTGAGGCAATTCGATTTGAAGATTTCATTAACCAGGTATTTGAAGTTATTGAATTGGATAGAGACAAGTTTGAAGCAatgatatggtttgatatcaatATGGGAACAAGCAAGGGAATGCTTGTATCCAAAGATTTAGATCTTCACACATGTATAGAGTTACTAAAAAGTCATTCACTCTTTAAGGGCTGTCGTTTCATTGTTGATATTTCGGAAAGAGTTTTTGATTCTACAAGCACCTTTGAACATGTTAATACAGAAACTCAACAAGACAATCAAGACAAATGCCAACAGATAATGGAAATAGATGTGGTTGAAGCTCAACCAATAACTGAAGAGGTGCTTCAAATATTTGAttctattcaagtagaaggaaaaAGCATTATAGAGATTGACAACGAACACGCTTTGGGTATTCAAGTCTTAGAGAGTGCATCG GTTGTTAGATCAAGCTCAACAAGATATTCGTTGAAATGCAATGATGATAGGTGTGAGTGGTGTGTGCGTGCTTTCAGAATTAAAGATTCAACACTATTCAAGATAGTAAAGAttgagaaaaatcatgactgcTCAGTTAACACTATGAAAGGTGATCAAAGGCATGCAACTTCAAAGTTGATTAGTGGTTATATTATCGacaatcttcaagacccaaggtTTGAAGTTACACCAGCCTTTGTCATGGCAGAAATGCAAAAATTGCATGGACTAGACATTGGTTATCACAAGGCGTGGCGTGCTATTCAACGTGCTTCAGCTTTAATAAGAGGAACTCCTGAAGAGAATTATGAATTATTGTCTtcatacatgtatatgatgaaaaGTAAAAATTCGGGAACATACACTAACATAAAGATAGACGACAACAACAG GCATCAATCTATTGCACATGGCATTGCAAAGGTATATACTGAAAGCCACCATGGGatttgtatctatcatttggagcAGAACCTAAAGCGAAGGAAAGTGAAAAGTGAGGTCATAAAACTTTTTCAAAGTGCTGCAAGAGTATACAGGCGCAAAGAATTTGATCTATACATGTCAGATATAGCAAAAGTTGATAAGAAGACTTTTGACTACTTGATGGAAGAACCACCGGAAAGGTGGGCACGTTCTTGTAGTCCACGACGAAGAtatgacatgctcacaacaaacATAGTTGAGTCAATGAATTCTGTGCTATTAGAAGCAAGGGAGTTGCCTATATTAAGAATGATGGATTTCATCCAAGTGAAGCTACAATGTTGgttttatgaaagaagaaatgaagcagaAGAAACTTTTTATGACGTTTCTTGTTGGGTAGaagaggaattgaagaaaaagatagaTTTAGCTTTTACTTCAAAT GTCTTCCCTGTTGATTCATGGCGTTCTAGAGTTGAGGAAGAAGGAATTACTTTCTTGGTGGacttaaacaaaagaacatgtgattgtTTTCAGTTTCAATTTGATGAATTTCCATGTATACATGCAATTGCAGCTATCGAGAAGAGAAACATCAAGAAGTCCAATTTCTGCTCGGACTGGTACTTAAAGGAATCTTGGCTGAAAACATATGAAAGACAAATATATCTTGTAGGAAATACGGATTCTTGGATTGTACCAGAGAGTGTTAAGTCACAAATTATTAAACCTCCAAATTTCAAAGTCCCGCCAGGTATAAGACAGAAGAAAAGGCCTATTCCAGCTaccgaatcatcaaaaataacattcaaatgTGGTCGTTGCAGAAGAATTGGTCATAATAGAACATCTTGTATATATTCTCCGGCAGTCCATCCATTTTCAAGGAAGCATAGAGAATAA